One window from the genome of Cucumis melo cultivar AY chromosome 10, USDA_Cmelo_AY_1.0, whole genome shotgun sequence encodes:
- the LOC127151311 gene encoding CHD3-type chromatin-remodeling factor PICKLE-like, whose translation MFVGLHYANMHLLQVMYVGTAQARTVIREYEFYFPKNHKKVKKKKSGQIVSESKQDRIKFDVLLTSYEMINFDVGTLKPIKWQSLIVDEGHWLKNKDSKLFS comes from the exons ATGTTTGTTGGGTTGCATTATGCTAATATGCACTTGCTGCAGGTTATGTACGTGGGCACTGCACAAGCCCGTACGGTTATAAGGGAATATGAATTTTACTTTCCAAAGAATCATAAGAAggtgaagaaaaagaaatctggCCAAATTGTTAGTGAAAGTAAGCAAGATAGAATCAAGTTTGATGTTCTGCTAACATCATATGAGATGATTAACTTTGATGTAGGAACACTGAAGCCTATAAAATGGCAATCCCTG ATTGTTGATGAAGGCCACTGGCTTAAGAATAAGGATTCGAAATTATTTTCTTAG